From Antechinus flavipes isolate AdamAnt ecotype Samford, QLD, Australia chromosome 1, AdamAnt_v2, whole genome shotgun sequence:
TGGGGGAGGACCGGGCggggggaaggggctgggggAGGAGGTCTGATCTCCTTTTGTCttgcctcctccaggaagcctttgaGGAATGGGCTGGTGAAAGACAAGCACTTCTGAGGGGCTGCAGACCCCTGGGGACCCCCCTCTCCCTCCAGTTCCTGTCTagtgccccctcccccctccaaacCCCCAGAGCCCACTGCCCGCCCCCGTCCTCCCCGTCTTGTCCCCAGGCACTTTGGGGATGTGGACTCGACTTGGGCGAGTGGACCAATTGAAGGGGAGGGGCGattctcccccctctccttcttAACCCCATCCCCCGGGAATTCCTGAGGCGGCATCCGCTGGCGGCTTTAAGGGCAGGAAGGTCCCCTGCAGTGAGCAACTGGAAGCAGAGACGGCAACCctttccccgcccccccccatcTTTCTGAGCTGGAAAGGGTTAAGGGGCGAGGCTCTCACACCTCCCTGCCCAATGGTGGGCCGCGCCCCTCCCGCCTTCGCCCCGGGGTGCCCCGGACCCCGGGGGTGCCCCGGGCTATAAGGCCGCGGGAGCAGGAGCTTGGCCAGCGGCAGACCTCCGTCCCGGGGCGCAGCGTCGAGGAAGATGCGGGCTCTGCAGCTTCTTTCCCCCCTGCCCTGGCTCCtgctccttccccttctcctgccccagccccagcccGGTTTGGCCCAGCCCGGGACCCTCTCGCCCCAAGCCAGTGCCCTGCTCCAGACCCTGGGACTGAGTCCGCCCCTCGGGCCCCCTCCCTCCCGCCCCGTCCCCTCAGTCATGTGGCGGCTCTTCCGAAGGGACCCCGAGGCCGCAGAGCCCCAAGAACTGCCCCAGGAGTCCCAGCCCCTGCCCTGCCACGTGGAGGAGCTGGGCGTCCCCGGGAACATCGTGCGGCACGTCCTCGATGGCGGTAAATTAGGGGGTGTCCGGGAGGCCGCGGGGGAGGGCGCGGGGCCGGGAGGCTACTTGCTGGGGTCTCTCACGGGCCTGGAGGGGCTCTGGCGTCCCTCCCCCTCCCTAGTCACCGCCCAGGTCCCGGGGCCTCCCTGTCCCTCTCGGGGGGAGCCAGGACCCCAGGGCGGGCTCTGGGTTTGGGTCAGCCGGAGGGAGCCAGGAACCTGGAGCCCGCGCGGGTCCCAGCCTTCCCGACCTATTTTCACTCCAGGGCAACGGCCCCAAACAGGAGCGGAGCCGGAAGTGGCCTCCCTGTAACCTGAGCCCCTGATACTGTTTCTGACCTTTGGGGCCTTGCCTAATAATAGCCCGGCTCCTTCCCGCCAAGGTCACAGGGCCGGTGAAGGGCCCCGAGAACTTGAACCCACTGCTCCCACCTTTCTGAAGGcctgaggagggggagggaaagctGGGAGGGGTCTGCAGAGCTGTCCGGCCTCACGGGATGCTTTGGCCCCCAGGTGCCTCTGCCCCACCCGAGCCAGCCTTGGGCTCCCTGTGCCTGGAGAAGCCCCTTTTCTTCAACCTTTCATTCCTCGACGCTAAGGAGCAGCTGACCCTGGCCCGGCTGGAGCTGAACTTCGGTGCCCCCGGGGACCTTGCCCCCGGGCAGGGCTGGGAGCTGAGCCTGGCCCAGGCCCAGGGCCCCCGGCTGTGGGGCCAGCCCCTGCACTGGCACCAGCGAGAGGTGCTGCTGAGCCGCACAGTGCCCAGCCTGCGCGACCCCCTCTACTTTGACATGCTGGCCTTGGGCCTGATGAGGAATTCCACCTTCCCCCACAACTTGAGCCTCGTCTTGGAGGTGTTGCCGGCTAGAGACGGGGCCCTGCCTCCGGGATCGTGCGGCACGCTGGGGCGGTCCCTGGAGGCCTCCCTGCTAGTGGTGACCCTCGACCCCCAGCTGTGCCAGCCTGCCTCCAGGAAGCGCCGCGCCACCCGCCCCGCTCTGGACAGCCCCGACCCTCCTTGTGCGGCCCGGCAGCTCTACATCAACTTCCGGGAAGTGGGCTGGCACAACTGGATCATTGCCCCTCGAGGCTTCATGGCCAACTACTGTCAAGGGCACTGCTTCTTCCCCACTGCCACCAAGATCTCCAGTTTGAACCATGCTGTCATGCAGTCCCTGATGCACTCGGTGGCTCCGGCCACGACGCCCCCCCCTTGCTGTGTTCCCGTGAAGCTCTCGCCCATCTCTGTTCTCTTCTACGACAACAGTGACAATGTGGTCCTTCGGCACTACGAGGACATGGTGGTGGACGAGTGTGGGTGCCGATGAGGGGAGTCTGGGCCCCGGGGCAGGGAAGAGGGCCCGGCCTCCATCCCTTCCTGCCAAAGGGGAATCCCTGTGTCTATGTGGGCCTGCCCCCCCGTGTGTATCCTGACCTTAAAACCTGACTAATAAAACTGctgggtttgttttggtttggtttagcCTAAAGAATTTGTGGAGAACAGCTTTCCAATTCACAGGACCCAAGGTCCCTGGGGGCCCCTGGTGGGGAGGAAGGTGGGAGACCAAGGCAGACCCAGGACAGTCCTCTCACATCAGGTGAGGGCAAAGGATTCTCACAACGTGCTGCTTGTTCTCTTGTGCCTCAAGCCCCCTGGGGAAAAGTCTGCAGAGGCCAGATGGGAGCCGTGGGAAACCCAAGGGCAGAACAGAATCAATATTTGGCTTTGCAGCCTCCCAGAGCCAGGAGGCCAGCTTTTCCCAGCTTCGGTTTGATTGAGCTTCATGACCCTCAGAAGTCATGAAAACCAGTCCTGCCCTTCCTTGCCCTCCCTCAGGACCCATGAGAAGACGTGGCTTGGAACACCCTGAGCCACCCAGGTATCTCGAGGGCCTGCCGTTTAGTTCCCAAAACGGGGGCTGGACAACAAACTGCAGCCTCCACACTCAAGATGCAAAATTGACACCCCTTTCTAATGCTCAGCCTTATTTAGAACTGTGTTTAAGTGGAATAGGCTTTCTTTTCTAGAGGCAGGAATACAGAACTCAACTCAAAAGCCAGGAATCCAAATCCTGACGTGGCCAAGAGACTCTGGACCACTCACCTCCTCTCAATTCTCTGGTAAATAAATACATGGATGTTCCCGATATCAATGAAAGCCCGAGTTCAGTCCCCATTCTAGTTCTTTAAGGCAAGGATAATTTTGGTTTTTTGCGATTGTATAGGTTCTAATACAAATCAGGTGCTCAATGATGCTTGTTTGATTCTACTTAACAGGTTTTCCATGTCTCCTAAAGCCTGTAATTAGTTCTTTAACAGGCAACAACTATTAGTTGAACGATTCAGGTTCTCCCTTCTCtggaaaatccattttaaaaaggagaaaaaaatcctgTTGGGGGATAATTTAGGGACTCAAGTAGCTGCTTCTTGTACAATCAATCACAAGGTTATGCACTTTTAAAACAGTCCACTGGACTAGGTCTATGGGGAACATTTAAGAGTTGGTGTATTATGCTCTCAGGAGAAAAGAGAAACCTGGCCACCTCTTCACTGTACTCCCCCTTCTGGTCAGAAACAGTTTTAGAATGAGATAAACGTTTGGACACAGCAAGGGTGGGGAGTGGTGACTCTGGGTCACAACAAAGCCTACATTTCCTGTCTCCCCTTCCCATTCACCTCAGGAGGAATTCACAGGAAGTCTGCTTACACCCAGTATTCAAAAGGAACCCCATTCTCTGCAGGGAGACAAGACAATCCCTTTGAACCTGGAGGGAGAGTAATCAAGCTTGGGCCTTGAAAGAGAGCAGCTGGTTTTGTCAAAGTCCCGACAAGCAAAGTAGTTTGTCCAGTCACACAGGTCATCAACAGCACAGCCCCACTCCTGGCCTTTCTCAATCAGTGCCCTTTCCAACAACCTCAAATGGACACTGCAGAAAGGCTGACTGCAGGAGCAGGAAATAGCAATTAATATGCTCCCAAACTCAGCAATTTATCAATAGGTATAAAAAATCCCTCTGAGTGGGACAACTGCCTCACCTTCTTTCAAGAGCTTTGCCGACTACTCTGTACAATGAATATCTAGCTCCAAGTATGAATGCAAGagtgttttattaatattttattgatggcAAACAGCTTAAAACAAACTGACCAAAAATCAAAATGACACCGTGCGGACACTGATGTTCATGGATTTATAAAACTCAGAGTAACTcgctacaaagaaaaaaaaaagaaaagaaaaaagaaaagaaaataaagccacAGAGCAGAGGCAAAAAGCATTCCAACCAGTGAAATAAGGAGGGGGGACACATTACCCAATGGATTGCATTGCAGAAAGGGTTACAGTTTAAACTATTTCAAAACTCTATGCACTAAGTAGCCTatccagaaggaagaaaaaaaatttaaaagtctttcggcaatgttaataaataaaagagtcCATCTCACAGGAAGGAAGGTGGCCCGTGTGTACCTGTTAATCTGTACATTTTAGAAGTCTAAACTCTggaggctttttttctttttagaatatggccgatttgctttttttaaagagttgtacAAGGTAGGGTGGTACTGGGTGGACAGGGTGGGAAGGATAGGGGTTTtgtggtaggttttttttttttgttttttcttttttttttttttttttgccatctgtGTAAGCTTTGGGACAAAACCAAAAATGGTGGTACTTCCTGGTGTCCTGGGTCTCAGGTCACCAGTATCATTGTCCAGAATGGGTTTTGGGGTGGAAATCTAATGATACTTGGATCATTGATCTCTGAAAGGAAACAGGAGGGGGGAAAAAGTCTTGGAAAACTACAGAAGAAGGCAAATTTGCATAAGTGGTCGGCTAGAAAATCTTCAGGACAGAAACCGGAGGGGTTGACtttcaaagtaaaacaaaaacaaaaacaaaaacaaaactactgCAGTTTATAGCATTTTAGTATACTGGCAGGAGGGGccaatttagaagttctctaaatgataagtgaaataatttgccccCATCTTTCAGGCCAGAAACCCTTCATGCCCCTTGATCATAAAGCTAACTTAATTCtggaaggtttttaaaaaaattatctacatTTAGTTAAGTCACACTCTGCCGACCCTTGCCAATTAGGAGGTAGACTTCTTCCAAATTTAGAGAGTTTGACAGAACAGGAGGACAAGAAGTTGAATGTTCCCAGCACTCAGTGTTTCTAAAAAGGCTGCAAAGCCAAGTGATAGCCTCAGCAGTCCTATTTGGAGTAGCCCTGAGCTGGGTAGAGCTTAGAAAGACTGGCCGGGTCATTTTAAGTGTGCTCTCTGATATGTCACCTCCAGCATCTTTTCCAAATCATGAAGATGCTGTATTGGTGTTCCCCACCTGGAGGGGTCGGTCTCCAGGGTTTCTTTCTTGGGCCTTGTTTGTGATCGGTTTGTGTTTTTAAGGACTCCTCCAGCTACCTTTGGAAAGTATGAAGTCACCAAAGAAGCCACCAGCTATTTAAAAGGCCACCTTCCAATAACTGCCTGTTTGCCCATAAcgattcctttctttttcagccCACTTCAGTAATGTCTTTGAATCTTTACTTCAAAACCAATATAATCCCCAGGAGCCcctacttttccccttcctcagtAGGAGTGAACAGGGCAGGCAGCCTAGCATCTTCTCCTCCAGGGCCACCGTGGCCTGGAGCCCCATCCCCTTGTTAAGCGCACGGTTCATCTTACAGAAAAGGCTGGTTTTCACAGAGTAGAGTCCAGACAATAGCCTATGAAAAGCATAGAGAAAAGTGTGAAAGCCTCCTCAGGCTGGACCCCATGGGGAATTAGGGCCTGGGCCCAGTTTCCCTCACTGACTGTGATCCCTTGTGGAAGAAGAGGCTGAATGAGGAAACTTTAAAATTCTCTGAAAGTTCTCTTCAAGGTTGGTGAttctaatttaaattaaaaaattttttttctggtaagcTTCTCATCTCCCAGGTCCACCGCTAAGATTTCAGagacaaacttaaaaaaaaaataataacagtgcTCCTTTGAAAGAatctcttaaaaacaaacaaaaaaattttcttttaaatgaaaaaccCTTTCAGAACACAGGCAACATGATGACACTGAGGTTTCAGAGCCAGTGTGAACAACAAACCCTGCATCTCAGAGTGGAGCTCTGGCCATCTGCTGCTGCCAAATGTGGCAGGTTCTGCCAACAGTAAGAAGGAATCTTGTCTCTGCTGCTAAAATGTGAACAGTTTGTCCTGCTAAAACATagtccccttaaaaaaaaaaaattaactctgaGATGAGGGTTTGCCATCCCTCCTGCTCTGAACGGCGCTGCCCTGTTCACAAACCAGAGTATGGAATGAAGTGAGCCTTGCTGGAGGCCCTTCTCTCTTAGCTGATTGGGCTGGGGGAGCAGGGACTCAGCTGACCATTCATTCGGTCAGGGCGAGCTTCGGGGGAGCAGTCTGGCGGGCCGGGGGATGCTGAGACAGTCCCGCCTTCCCATCGCGGTGCAGCCAGTGCTCTGCTTCTCTCCTCTTCGGCCATTCTCCTCGTCTCAGTGTGCTAGCagtggtctctctctctctctctctctttcgctcTTGCTCCTTCCTCTCGTCTCCCCATTGgttggtttctctctctcttctctctcccctgttGCTCTCACACAGTGATGCTTCAGTTTTAGCAGTGGAAAACAggtatccattttattttatttttttattacccAGAATAAGATGCTGATGGACTAAGCTCCGCATAAGCTTAGCTCTTCTTTCTTGAcctacaaaggaagaaagaaagaacaatcaAGAGGTGGGACAACTTTTGTAGGTCCAATTTACACAGCAGTTTCCATCAACCTGAAAAGCCCATGCTTTGGTGCCAtgtatcagaacaaaagggactGCATTCTGCCCGCCAATTCCAAAGAACAGCATGGTGCACACAAAAGGGTCCTGGATTTTGATTCAGCAAATCTGGTTTCAAGGCTTGGTCCTGACACTTCCTACTTGTGAGAGGATGCTGTAAATGGATTAGACTTGGTCCCCACCAGGCCCCAAGGACAGTGCTTCACCAATGAATGGTTCCTGCCTTTCCTACTGTTAGCTTTCACCTCAGACACTGCCATCCGTGCTGG
This genomic window contains:
- the GDF1 gene encoding embryonic growth/differentiation factor 1, whose translation is MRALQLLSPLPWLLLLPLLLPQPQPGLAQPGTLSPQASALLQTLGLSPPLGPPPSRPVPSVMWRLFRRDPEAAEPQELPQESQPLPCHVEELGVPGNIVRHVLDGGASAPPEPALGSLCLEKPLFFNLSFLDAKEQLTLARLELNFGAPGDLAPGQGWELSLAQAQGPRLWGQPLHWHQREVLLSRTVPSLRDPLYFDMLALGLMRNSTFPHNLSLVLEVLPARDGALPPGSCGTLGRSLEASLLVVTLDPQLCQPASRKRRATRPALDSPDPPCAARQLYINFREVGWHNWIIAPRGFMANYCQGHCFFPTATKISSLNHAVMQSLMHSVAPATTPPPCCVPVKLSPISVLFYDNSDNVVLRHYEDMVVDECGCR